CCGTCAAGGGCTGCTTGCACCGGTGGGATCAGATCAGGCGCATGGGCGGCAAAGGCATCCAGAATACGTCTTACGCTGAACAGGAAAATCCCGGCATTCCAAAGATACCGACCCGTCGCCAGCATCTGTTCGGCGGTGCCGCGATCTGGTTTTTCAACAAAACGGGTCAGCGGGGAAATCGCGCCGCCCTTGGGTGCGCCGCCGACCTCAAGATAGCCATACCCCGTTTCGGGGCGGTCAGGCAAAATTCCGAATGTCACAATCGCACCGTCCCGCGCCACCGTTTGTGCCGCAGCAACCGCTGCGCAAAATGCCGGGCCATCAGGGATCGCATGATCGGACGGGGCCACAAGCATCAGCGCGTCGGGGTCATTCTGTAACGACAGCGCCGCCAGCAAAATCGCAGGCGCCGTATCGCGCCCCTCGGGTTCAATGAATACCTGCTCGGGCAGCACGCCAACCTCGCCCAACTGTTCGGTCACGACGAAACGAAAATCTTCGGAAGTCAGCACAATGGGGCGGTTCATCCCCTTGCCGGACAGGCGCAACACCGTGTCCTGGAACAGGGATTTGTCGCCGCCGAACGACGAAAACTGCTTGGGGAAGCTTTTGCGCGATAGCGGCCAGAGCCGTGTTCCTGATCCGCCTGCCAAAATGATCGGGGTTATCACTTGCACCCTCTCCCTTACGATTCAATCGTAGTTAACAGCTGAGTTTGACAGCACTGTGGCACACATGGGTTAACAGGTCCAAACCGATCACAAGGTTGACAGCGCGGCGAGGGTGCCACACCACAGACCCGCACGCACAAAGAGGTCGAAATGCCCAAAGCCCTAGTTACCGGCGCCGCCGGATTTATCGGATATCACTTGTGTCAGCGGCTGTTGGCGGACGGGTTTGATGTGATCGGCTTTGACGCGATGACCGATTATTATGATGTGCGGCTGAAACAGCGGCGGCAAGCAAACCTGCTGCAATCGCAACGCTTTCGCGCTGTGAACGACCGGTTGGAAAATGACGGTGTGCTGCATGATCTGATCGCGCAGGAAAAGCCCGACATCATCGTCCACCTCGCTGCGCAGGCTGGTGTGCGCTATTCCATCGACGCGCCGCGCTCGTATGTCGAAAGCAACCTGATCGGCACCTTCAATCTGCTCGAAGCTGTGCGCGCCACGCCTTGCACGCATTTGCTGATGGCCTCCACCTCATCGGTTTACGGGGCCAATACCGATATGCCCTACGGCGAAACCGACAAGGCCGACAGCCAGATGTCGTTCTACGCCGCCACAAAAAAGGCCAACGAGGCGATGGGCCATTCCTATGCCCACCTTTATGACATCCCGATCACGATGTTCCGGTTCTTTACGGTTTACGGCCCGTGGGGCCGTCCCGACATGGCCCTGTTCAAGTTCACCCGCGCGATGCTGAGCGGAGATCCGATTGACGTTTACAATCACGGGGATATGAGCCGCGACTTCACCTATGTGTCCGATCTGGTCGAGGGGATCCGCCTGCTGATTGATGCGGCACCCGAACGGCCCAAAGATACGCCCGCCAAGGGCGATAGCCTGTCCCCCGTCGCGCCCTACCGCATCGTGAATATCGGCAATGGCGAACCCACGCAGTTGATTGCGTTCATCCAAGCCATCGAAAAATCCACTGGCAGGAAAGCCATCTGCAATATGGTCGATATGCAGCCGGGAGATGTGCCCGCAACCTGGGCCAACGGAGACCTGCTGCGCGAGCTGACGGGATATGCGCCGCAAACCAGCCTTCAGGACGGCGTCGACGCCTTCGTCGCGTGGTATCGCGAATATTATGATGTCTAGGCGGCTGACAGCCACCAAATCTTAACCATCCCTGCGCTAGCAAAGTGGCATGATCATTTGCCACAGTCGCCGATTCATTTTTTTCTCGAACCCCAAGACGGGCTCGGAAACCATGCGCGCGCTTCTGGC
This portion of the Octadecabacter sp. SW4 genome encodes:
- a CDS encoding NAD-dependent epimerase/dehydratase family protein, with the translated sequence MPKALVTGAAGFIGYHLCQRLLADGFDVIGFDAMTDYYDVRLKQRRQANLLQSQRFRAVNDRLENDGVLHDLIAQEKPDIIVHLAAQAGVRYSIDAPRSYVESNLIGTFNLLEAVRATPCTHLLMASTSSVYGANTDMPYGETDKADSQMSFYAATKKANEAMGHSYAHLYDIPITMFRFFTVYGPWGRPDMALFKFTRAMLSGDPIDVYNHGDMSRDFTYVSDLVEGIRLLIDAAPERPKDTPAKGDSLSPVAPYRIVNIGNGEPTQLIAFIQAIEKSTGRKAICNMVDMQPGDVPATWANGDLLRELTGYAPQTSLQDGVDAFVAWYREYYDV